A window of Citrus sinensis cultivar Valencia sweet orange chromosome 7, DVS_A1.0, whole genome shotgun sequence contains these coding sequences:
- the LOC102629418 gene encoding katanin p60 ATPase-containing subunit A1 — MVGTNSLVGLQDHLKLAREYALEGLYDTSIIFFDGAIAQINKHLNTLDDPLIRAKWMNVKKALLEETDVVKQLDAERRAFKEVPGSRRTSSPPINAKSSFVFQPLDEYPTSSGAPMDDPDVWRPPSRDTSSRRPARAGQVGMRKSPQDGAWARGATNRTGTSSRGGKAAGPSRGNTGVRASTTGKKGTGSGKSGKADSANGDSEDGKSKKKEYEGPDPDLAAMLERDVLETSPGVRWDDVAGLTEAKRLLEEAVVLPLWMPEYFQGIRRPWKGVLMFGPPGTGKTLLAKAVATECGTTFFNVSSATLASKWRGESERMVRCLFDLARAYAPSTIFIDEIDSLCNARGASGEHESSRRVKSELLVQVDGVNNTGTNEDGSRKIVMVLAATNFPWDIDEALRRRLEKRIYIPLPNFESRKELIKINLKTVEVSKDVDIDEVARRTDGYSGDDLTNVCRDASLNGMRRKIAGKTRDEIKNMSKDEISKDPVAMCDFEEALTKVQRSVSQADIEKHEKWFQEFGSA; from the exons ATGGTAGGGACAAATTCGCTAGTGGGATTGCAAGATCACTTGAAGCTTGCCAGAGAGTACGCGCTAGAAGGACTTTACGACACCTCGATCATCTTCTTCGACGGTGCCATTGCTCAGATCAACAA gcaCCTAAATACGCTTGATGATCCGTTAATACGTGCAAAATGGATGAATGTCAAGAAAGCTCTGTTGGAGGAAACAGATGTTGTGAAGCAATTGGATGCTGAGAGAAGAGCATTTAAGGAAGTTCCAGGAAGCAGGCGTACTTCTTCACCACCAATTAATGCTAaatcttcatttgtttttcaGCCGTTGGATGAGTATCCAACTTCCTCAGGTGCTCCAATGGATGATCCTGATGTGTGGAGGCCACCAAGTCGGGACACTTCGAGCAGGAGACCCGCGAGGGCTGGTCAAGTTGGTATGAGAAAATCACCTCAAGATGGGGCTTGGGCTCGTGGTGCTACTAACAGGACTGGTACATCTAGCCGTGGTGGAAAGGCTGCTGGTCCCAGCAGGGGTAACACTGGTGTTCGAGCATCAACTACTGGCAAAAAAGGCACTGGTTCTGGAAAATCTGGCAAGGCAGATTCTGCT AATGGTGACAGTGAAGATGGAAagtcaaagaaaaaagagtatGAGGGACCTGATCCTGACTTGGCCGCAATGCTTGAAAGGGATGTCTTGGAAACTAGTCCCGGAGTCCGGTGGGATGATGTTGCTGGTCTGACTGAAGCAAAGAGACTGTTAGAGGAAGCAGTTGTCCTTCCTCTGTGGATGCCTGAATATTTTCAG GGAATCAGGAGACCATGGAAAGGTGTTCTTATGTTTGGTCCACCTGGAACTGGAAAGACGCTTCTGGCTAAAGCAGTTGCTACCGAGTGTGGCACCACGTTTTTTAATGTATCTTCTGCTACCTTAGCATCAAAATGGCGTGGTGAGAGTGAACGCATGGTGCGGTGCTTGTTTGATCTGGCAAGAGCTTATGCACCAAGcacaatttttattgatgagaTTGATTCACTTTGCAATGCTCGAGG TGCTTCAGGGGAGCATGAATCATCGAGAAGGGTGAAGTCCGAACTTCTAGTTCAGGTAGATGGTGTAAATAATACAGGAACAAATGAAGATGGTAGCCGTAAAATAGTGATGGTTTTGGCAGCTACTAACTTCCCATGGGACATTGACGAGGCTCTCAG GAGGAGGCTGGAAAAACGTATATATATTCCACTTCCCAATTTTGAGAGTCGTAAGGAGCTTATTAAGATTAATCTGAAAACAGTTGAG GTGTCCAAGGATGTAGATATCGATGAAGTGGCTCGCCGAACGGATGGATACAGTGGAGACGATCTGACAAACGTTTGCCGTGATGCCTCTTTGAATGGCATGAGACGTAAAATAGCTGGAAAAACTCGCGACGAGATTAAGAACATGTCCAAGGATGAGATTTCAAAAGACCCTGTTGCCATGTGTGACTTTGAGGAGGCCTTGACGAAGGTACAGCGAAGTGTATCCCAAGCTGATATCGAAAAGCATGAGAAATGGTTTCAAGAATTCGGATCAGCATAA
- the LOC102628765 gene encoding uncharacterized protein LOC102628765 isoform X1: MGTFNLTSTPISFCLLLFFLSTACISAQLMPKNPLQGIACSVVNCGQGTCKASNASLLGFECLCKSGWQKIQIGPLAFPSCIIPNCTINFQCVNGSSPPPPPLAPVLPPPLNFSDPCDHTWCGDGTCVPKGTGHTCQCYQGSENLMNNSELACFRQCSLGADCNSLGFGQSPPPPTLTNSSSSGNASSNDDHMEPTAAPPNSSRKLRALRILLLTAAIIFTWL; this comes from the exons ATGGGAACATTCAATTTGACTTCAACTCCCATTTCTTTCTGTctccttctcttctttctctccACAGCCTGCATTTCTGCACAGTTGATGCCAAAAAACCCATTACAAG GAATTGCATGTTCAGTGGTAAATTGTGGGCAAGGAACATGCAAGGCTTCTAATGCTTCTTTGCTTGGATTTGAGTGTCTGTGTAAGTCTGGTTGGCAGAAGATTCAGATCGGTCCTTTGGCCTTCCCCTCCTGTATTATTCCTAATT GCACAATTAATTTCCAATGTGTTAATGGATCTTCACCACCACCTCCGCCGCTAGCTCCTGTCTTGCCACCGCCGTTAAATTTCTCAGATC CTTGTGATCATACATGGTGTGGAGATGGAACTTGTGTACCCAAGGGAACTGGACATACATGCCAATGCTACCAAGGCTCGgaaaatttgatgaataatTCAGAATTAGCTTGTTTTAGACAAT GCTCCTTAGGAGCAGATTGCAATAGTCTCGGGTTTGGACAGTCACCTCCACCACCAACTCTAACTAATTCATCCTCCTCTGGAAATG CTTCATCTAATGATGATCACATGGAACCAACAGCAGCACCaccaaattcttcaagaaagcTTCGAGCACTAAGAATATTGCTGCTGACAGCTGCAATCATCTTCACATGGTTATAA
- the LOC102628765 gene encoding uncharacterized protein LOC102628765 isoform X3, which produces MGTFNLTSTPISFCLLLFFLSTACISAQLMPKNPLQGIACSVVNCGQGTCKASNASLLGFECLCKSGWQKIQIGPLAFPSCIIPNCTINFQCVNGSSPPPPPLAPVLPPPLNFSDPCDHTWCGDGTCVPKGTGHTCQCYQGSENLMNNSELACFRQCSLGADCNSLGFGQSPPPPTLTNSSSSGNAPPNSSRKLRALRILLLTAAIIFTWL; this is translated from the exons ATGGGAACATTCAATTTGACTTCAACTCCCATTTCTTTCTGTctccttctcttctttctctccACAGCCTGCATTTCTGCACAGTTGATGCCAAAAAACCCATTACAAG GAATTGCATGTTCAGTGGTAAATTGTGGGCAAGGAACATGCAAGGCTTCTAATGCTTCTTTGCTTGGATTTGAGTGTCTGTGTAAGTCTGGTTGGCAGAAGATTCAGATCGGTCCTTTGGCCTTCCCCTCCTGTATTATTCCTAATT GCACAATTAATTTCCAATGTGTTAATGGATCTTCACCACCACCTCCGCCGCTAGCTCCTGTCTTGCCACCGCCGTTAAATTTCTCAGATC CTTGTGATCATACATGGTGTGGAGATGGAACTTGTGTACCCAAGGGAACTGGACATACATGCCAATGCTACCAAGGCTCGgaaaatttgatgaataatTCAGAATTAGCTTGTTTTAGACAAT GCTCCTTAGGAGCAGATTGCAATAGTCTCGGGTTTGGACAGTCACCTCCACCACCAACTCTAACTAATTCATCCTCCTCTGGAAATG CACCaccaaattcttcaagaaagcTTCGAGCACTAAGAATATTGCTGCTGACAGCTGCAATCATCTTCACATGGTTATAA
- the LOC102628765 gene encoding uncharacterized protein LOC102628765 isoform X2, which yields MGTFNLTSTPISFCLLLFFLSTACISAQLMPKNPLQGIACSVVNCGQGTCKASNASLLGFECLCKSGWQKIQIGPLAFPSCIIPNCTINFQCVNGSSPPPPPLAPVLPPPLNFSDPCDHTWCGDGTCVPKGTGHTCQCYQGSENLMNNSELACFRQCSLGADCNSLGFGQSPPPPTLTNSSSSGNAAPPNSSRKLRALRILLLTAAIIFTWL from the exons ATGGGAACATTCAATTTGACTTCAACTCCCATTTCTTTCTGTctccttctcttctttctctccACAGCCTGCATTTCTGCACAGTTGATGCCAAAAAACCCATTACAAG GAATTGCATGTTCAGTGGTAAATTGTGGGCAAGGAACATGCAAGGCTTCTAATGCTTCTTTGCTTGGATTTGAGTGTCTGTGTAAGTCTGGTTGGCAGAAGATTCAGATCGGTCCTTTGGCCTTCCCCTCCTGTATTATTCCTAATT GCACAATTAATTTCCAATGTGTTAATGGATCTTCACCACCACCTCCGCCGCTAGCTCCTGTCTTGCCACCGCCGTTAAATTTCTCAGATC CTTGTGATCATACATGGTGTGGAGATGGAACTTGTGTACCCAAGGGAACTGGACATACATGCCAATGCTACCAAGGCTCGgaaaatttgatgaataatTCAGAATTAGCTTGTTTTAGACAAT GCTCCTTAGGAGCAGATTGCAATAGTCTCGGGTTTGGACAGTCACCTCCACCACCAACTCTAACTAATTCATCCTCCTCTGGAAATG CAGCACCaccaaattcttcaagaaagcTTCGAGCACTAAGAATATTGCTGCTGACAGCTGCAATCATCTTCACATGGTTATAA
- the LOC102628466 gene encoding gibberellin 3-beta-dioxygenase 1, giving the protein MPSRLSDAFRAHPVFHQHKHLDFTSLQELPDSYAWTQRDEYPIGDSLISESVPVIDLNDPNALTLVGNACKTWGAFQVINHGIPTNLLDNTESTSRSLFSLPTQQKLKAARSPDGVAGYGLARISSFFSKLMWSEGFTVAGSPLDHFRKLWPQDFCKHCDIIEEYEQEMKKLAGRLMWLVLGSLGITTQDVKWAGPKGHFTDASAALQLNYYPACPDPDRAMGLAEHTDSTLLTILYQNNTSGLQVLKEGTGWVMVPPIPGALVVNVGDLIHILSNGSYPSVLHRAVVNRAKHRLSIAYLYGPPSSVQISPLQKLVGPSHPPLYRPITWSEYLDTKAKHFNKALSSVKSLLS; this is encoded by the exons atGCCTTCAAGACTCTCAGATGCTTTTAGAGCCCACCCTGTGTTCCACCAACACAAACACCTGGACTTCACCTCACTGCAAGAATTACCCGACTCATATGCATGGACACAACGCGATGAGTACCCTATCGGCGACTCCTTGATCTCCGAATCCGTGCCGGTTATCGATCTCAATGACCCTAATGCCCTTACACTCGTCGGAAATGCATGCAAAACTTGGGGTGCTTTCCAAGTCATAAATCATGGCATCCCCACTAATCTTCTCGATAACACTGAATCTACAAGCAGAAGCTTATTCTCTTTACCAACTCAACAAAAGCTCAAAGCTGCGCGATCACCTGATGGTGTTGCTGGCTATGGCTTGGCTAGAAtctcttcatttttctctaaGCTTATGTGGTCTGAAGGTTTCACCGTAGCTGGATCACCTCTTGATCATTTCCGCAAACTCTGGCCCCAAGATTTTTGCAAAcactg tgatataattgaagaatatgagcaagaaatgaaaaagctAGCAGGGAGGTTGATGTGGTTAGTGCTGGGGTCACTTGGCATAACAACGCAAGATGTCAAATGGGCTGGGCCGAAGGGTCATTTCACTGATGCTAGCGCAGCGTTACAATTGAATTACTACCCGGCCTGTCCGGATCCAGATCGGGCCATGGGTCTCGCCGAGCATACGGACTCGACCCTACTCACTATTCTTTACCAAAACAATACCAGCGGGTTGCAGGTCCTGAAAGAGGGAACCGGGTGGGTCATGGTCCCGCCTATCCCCGGTGCCCTTGTGGTCAATGTTGGGGACTTGATCCACATATTATCAAACGGATCATACCCGAGTGTGCTCCACCGTGCTGTGGTGAACCGAGCCAAGCATAGGTTATCCATTGCCTATCTGTATGGGCCACCATCAAGTGTCCAAATCTCACCTCTTCAAAAGCTTGTAGGCCCAAGTCATCCTCCTCTATATCGGCCAATCACTTGGAGTGAGTACCTTGACACCAAAGCAAAACATTTCAACAAAGCACTTTCATCAGTTAAGAGTTTGCTCTCCTAA